A window of Staphylococcus sp. 17KM0847 contains these coding sequences:
- the trmFO gene encoding FADH(2)-oxidizing methylenetetrahydrofolate--tRNA-(uracil(54)-C(5))-methyltransferase TrmFO, with protein MTAVNIIGAGLAGSEAAYQLAERGIHVNLYEMRPVKQTPAHHTDQFAELVCSNSLRGNALTNAVGVLKEEMRRLDSLIIAAADKARVPAGGALAVDRHDFAGYITETLKNHPNVTVKHEEITSIPEGPTIIATGPLTTEGLAQEIVALTGADQLYFYDAAAPIIEKESIDMDKVYLKSRYDKGEAAYLNCPMTKEEFDRFYEAALAAEVAPMKDFEKEKYFEGCMPFEVMASRGPKTLLFGPMKPVGLEDPKTGKRPYAVVQLRQDDAAGTLYNIVGFQTRLKWGAQKEVLRLIPGLENVDIVRYGVMHRNTFINAPEVLTETYAFKGREHLFFAGQMTGVEGYVESAASGMIAGINMAHRMLGKKEVIFPRETMLGSMAYYISHATNNKNFQPMNANFGLVPELPERVKDKKARYEALADRALTYLDHFKQTLQ; from the coding sequence ATGACAGCAGTAAATATTATTGGAGCAGGATTAGCAGGCTCAGAAGCGGCATATCAATTGGCAGAGCGTGGTATTCATGTCAATCTATATGAAATGCGACCAGTTAAACAGACACCTGCACATCATACAGATCAGTTTGCTGAACTCGTGTGTTCTAACTCATTAAGAGGTAATGCTTTAACAAATGCAGTAGGTGTGCTTAAAGAAGAAATGAGACGTTTGGATTCGTTGATTATTGCAGCTGCAGATAAAGCGCGTGTACCAGCAGGCGGTGCATTAGCTGTTGATCGTCATGATTTTGCAGGTTATATTACTGAAACATTGAAAAACCACCCCAATGTGACAGTAAAGCACGAAGAAATTACATCTATCCCTGAAGGTCCGACAATTATCGCAACAGGCCCTTTGACAACTGAAGGATTGGCACAAGAGATTGTCGCTTTGACAGGTGCAGATCAGCTTTACTTTTATGATGCTGCCGCACCGATTATTGAAAAAGAGTCTATCGATATGGATAAAGTTTATTTGAAGTCACGCTATGATAAAGGTGAAGCAGCTTATCTTAACTGTCCGATGACGAAAGAAGAGTTTGATCGTTTTTATGAAGCAGCATTGGCAGCAGAAGTTGCACCTATGAAAGATTTTGAGAAGGAAAAATATTTTGAGGGATGTATGCCTTTTGAAGTCATGGCAAGTCGTGGACCTAAGACATTATTATTTGGACCTATGAAACCAGTGGGACTTGAAGATCCTAAAACAGGAAAACGTCCATACGCTGTTGTACAGTTACGCCAAGATGATGCAGCCGGCACACTTTACAATATTGTAGGTTTTCAAACACGCTTGAAATGGGGCGCACAAAAAGAAGTATTACGTCTTATTCCTGGTCTTGAAAATGTTGATATTGTGCGTTACGGTGTGATGCATAGAAATACATTTATTAATGCACCAGAAGTTTTGACAGAGACATATGCATTCAAAGGACGAGAGCATCTTTTCTTTGCAGGTCAGATGACGGGGGTTGAAGGATATGTAGAAAGTGCAGCAAGTGGTATGATTGCAGGTATTAATATGGCGCATCGTATGTTAGGGAAGAAAGAAGTTATTTTCCCAAGAGAAACGATGCTTGGCAGTATGGCGTATTATATTTCTCACGCAACAAATAACAAGAACTTTCAGCCGATGAATGCAAATTTTGGACTTGTACCGGAATTACCAGAGCGTGTGAAGGATAAAAAAGCACGCTATGAAGCATTGGCTGACCGAGCATTGACATATTTAGATCACTTTAAACAAACACTGCAATAA
- the hslV gene encoding ATP-dependent protease subunit HslV, with amino-acid sequence MSSSLHATTIYAVRHNGKAAMAGDGQVTLGQQVIMKQTAKKVRKLYNGKVIAGFAGSVADAFTLFEKFEAKLQQYGGQLERAAVELAKEWRGDKQLRQLEAMLIVMDAEHILVVSGTGEVIAPDDDLIAIGSGGNFALSAGRALKRHATHLSAREMAYESLKVAADICVFTNDHITVEEL; translated from the coding sequence ATGAGTTCATCACTACATGCAACGACAATTTATGCAGTTCGACATAATGGCAAAGCTGCAATGGCTGGAGATGGTCAAGTGACATTAGGACAACAAGTCATTATGAAACAAACTGCTAAAAAAGTACGAAAACTCTATAACGGAAAAGTTATCGCAGGTTTTGCAGGAAGTGTAGCAGATGCTTTTACATTGTTTGAAAAATTTGAAGCTAAGTTACAACAATATGGTGGTCAACTTGAGCGTGCTGCAGTAGAGTTAGCAAAAGAGTGGCGTGGAGATAAACAATTACGTCAATTAGAAGCCATGCTTATCGTTATGGATGCTGAACATATTTTAGTGGTAAGTGGGACAGGCGAAGTGATTGCACCGGATGATGATTTAATCGCAATTGGTTCGGGTGGTAATTTTGCATTAAGTGCAGGGCGCGCGTTGAAACGACATGCAACACATCTATCTGCACGTGAGATGGCTTATGAAAGCTTAAAAGTGGCTGCAGATATTTGCGTATTTACGAATGATCATATTACTGTTGAAGAATTATAA
- the xerC gene encoding tyrosine recombinase XerC, which yields MLKYERFFSEHTLKAYYDDLEQFNRFLLQEQLTLQNFSYREARGYLQMLYDMGFQRTTVSRKISTLRSFYAYWMTLDDTVANPFVQLVHPKKERYLPSFFYEEEMAALFETVMQDSKKGLRDRVILEVLYATGIRVSELVSLKQSDIDLTMSILKVMGKGQKERIVPFGEFCRQSIEDYLTHFQPIQMPKHDYLIVNLQGQPITERGIRYVLNDIVKRTSGVTEIHPHKLRHTFATHLLDAGADLRTVQSLLGHVNLSTTGRYTHVTNQQLRNVYLQAHPRAKKESK from the coding sequence ATGTTAAAATATGAGCGCTTTTTTTCAGAGCATACGTTGAAAGCTTATTATGATGACCTTGAACAGTTCAATCGCTTTTTACTACAAGAACAACTGACATTGCAAAATTTTAGCTATCGAGAAGCACGTGGCTATCTACAAATGTTATACGATATGGGTTTTCAACGAACAACGGTTTCGAGAAAGATATCAACATTGCGAAGCTTTTATGCTTATTGGATGACGTTGGATGATACTGTGGCAAATCCGTTTGTACAGCTTGTCCATCCCAAAAAGGAACGTTATCTCCCATCTTTTTTTTATGAGGAAGAGATGGCAGCATTATTCGAAACAGTGATGCAAGATTCGAAAAAAGGTTTAAGAGATCGTGTGATTCTTGAAGTTTTATATGCAACAGGGATCCGTGTTTCCGAACTCGTATCATTAAAACAATCTGATATAGACTTGACGATGAGCATCCTCAAAGTCATGGGGAAAGGACAAAAAGAACGCATTGTGCCGTTTGGAGAATTTTGTCGACAAAGCATTGAAGACTACTTGACTCATTTTCAACCTATACAAATGCCCAAGCACGACTATTTAATCGTAAATTTACAAGGGCAACCCATTACAGAGCGAGGTATACGCTACGTGCTCAATGATATTGTTAAGCGTACATCGGGTGTTACAGAAATTCACCCCCATAAGCTCAGACATACTTTTGCAACACATCTATTAGATGCTGGTGCAGATTTAAGAACAGTACAAAGCCTACTGGGTCATGTGAACTTATCGACAACAGGTCGCTATACACATGTAACCAATCAACAATTAAGAAACGTATATTTACAAGCACATCCACGTGCTAAAAAGGAGAGTAAATAA
- the codY gene encoding GTP-sensing pleiotropic transcriptional regulator CodY: MSLLTKTRELSSLLQKHKGISVNFKDVAQTISKVTVTNVFIVSRRGKILGSCLNELLKNDRIIKMLDDRHIPDAYTEKLMHVFETTSNIDIENPLSVFPLESRSLFEESKTTIFPIIGGGERLGTLVLGRVSDAFDDNDLVLGEYAATVIGMEILREKHSEIEAEARDKAAISMAINSLSYSEKEAIDHIFDELGGTEGLLIASKVADRVGITRSVIVNALRKLESAGVIESRSLGMKGTFIKVKKHAFLDELERME, encoded by the coding sequence ATGAGCTTATTAACAAAGACGAGAGAACTCAGTAGCTTATTACAAAAACATAAAGGAATTTCAGTTAATTTTAAAGATGTTGCACAAACAATTAGTAAAGTGACAGTGACGAATGTATTTATCGTTTCACGCCGTGGTAAAATTCTTGGCTCCTGTCTTAATGAATTACTTAAAAATGATCGCATTATCAAGATGTTAGATGATCGTCATATTCCAGATGCATATACAGAGAAGTTGATGCACGTTTTTGAAACGACGTCTAATATTGACATTGAAAATCCATTATCGGTTTTCCCATTAGAGAGTCGAAGTTTATTTGAAGAATCTAAAACAACAATTTTCCCAATTATTGGAGGGGGAGAGCGTTTAGGTACACTGGTTTTAGGACGTGTGTCTGATGCGTTTGATGATAATGATCTTGTTTTAGGTGAATATGCAGCAACTGTGATTGGTATGGAAATCTTGCGTGAAAAACATTCAGAGATTGAAGCAGAAGCACGTGATAAAGCAGCGATTTCGATGGCGATTAATTCACTTTCTTATTCTGAAAAAGAAGCAATTGATCATATTTTTGATGAATTAGGTGGTACTGAAGGATTATTAATCGCATCAAAAGTAGCTGACCGTGTAGGTATTACGCGTTCTGTTATTGTTAATGCGTTGCGTAAGCTTGAAAGTGCAGGTGTGATTGAATCACGTTCACTCGGTATGAAGGGGACGTTTATCAAAGTTAAGAAGCATGCATTTTTAGATGAATTAGAACGTATGGAATGA
- the hslU gene encoding ATP-dependent protease ATPase subunit HslU encodes MDTSAIKLTPKDIVSELNSYIVGQEEAKKKVAIALRNRYRRSLLSDEAKQEIAPKNILMMGPTGVGKTEIARRMAKIVGAPFVKVEATKFTEVGYVGRDVESMVRDLVDVSIRLVKDKKKAAVQDEARNKANDKLVKLLVPSMKKKATQSSSNPLESLFGGALPQFGQNQEEEEEPPTEAIKTKRSEIRRQLLEGLLEEEKVRIKVEQDPGTLGMLGTQQNEQMQEMMNQLMPKKKVEKEVPVKTARKILIDDYADQMIDHETANQEALELAEQMGIIFIDEIDKVATSNAQGGGQDVSRQGVQRDILPILEGSVVKTKYGTVSTEHMLFIGAGAFHVSKPSDLIPELQGRFPIRVELQSLTVEDFVRILTEPKLSLIKQYELLLQTEEVTVNFTDEAIQRLAEMAYHVNQETDNIGARRLHTILEKMLEDLSYEAPNMPNAQVDITPQYVDDKLKTISTNKDLSEFIL; translated from the coding sequence ATGGATACAAGTGCCATTAAACTTACACCAAAAGACATCGTGTCAGAACTTAATAGCTATATCGTGGGGCAAGAAGAGGCAAAGAAAAAAGTAGCAATTGCGTTACGAAATAGATATCGACGCAGCTTACTCAGTGATGAGGCTAAACAAGAAATTGCCCCCAAAAATATTTTGATGATGGGGCCAACAGGCGTAGGTAAAACAGAAATCGCAAGACGTATGGCTAAAATTGTAGGCGCACCATTTGTAAAAGTAGAAGCAACAAAATTTACAGAGGTAGGCTATGTAGGTCGAGATGTAGAAAGTATGGTACGTGATCTTGTGGATGTTTCGATTCGATTGGTTAAAGATAAAAAGAAAGCTGCCGTGCAAGATGAAGCACGCAACAAAGCCAATGATAAACTTGTGAAATTACTTGTACCAAGTATGAAAAAGAAAGCAACACAGTCTTCAAGTAATCCGTTAGAATCGCTGTTTGGCGGTGCATTACCTCAATTTGGTCAAAACCAAGAAGAAGAGGAAGAGCCACCAACTGAAGCGATTAAAACCAAACGTTCTGAGATCAGACGTCAACTGTTAGAGGGATTGTTAGAAGAAGAAAAAGTACGGATTAAAGTCGAACAAGATCCCGGTACATTAGGTATGTTAGGGACACAACAAAATGAACAGATGCAAGAAATGATGAACCAACTGATGCCTAAGAAAAAAGTGGAAAAAGAAGTTCCAGTTAAAACAGCACGTAAAATTTTAATAGATGACTATGCAGATCAGATGATTGATCATGAAACAGCAAATCAAGAAGCACTAGAGTTAGCAGAACAAATGGGAATCATCTTTATTGATGAAATTGATAAAGTCGCAACTTCTAATGCACAAGGTGGCGGACAAGATGTATCACGCCAAGGTGTACAACGTGATATTTTACCTATTCTTGAGGGTAGCGTGGTTAAAACAAAATATGGTACTGTTAGTACGGAACATATGCTATTTATTGGGGCTGGGGCATTTCATGTGTCTAAACCGAGTGATTTGATTCCAGAGTTACAAGGGCGATTCCCAATACGTGTTGAATTGCAAAGCCTAACAGTAGAGGATTTTGTGCGTATTTTGACAGAACCTAAACTTTCTTTAATTAAACAATACGAATTATTGTTACAAACAGAAGAAGTCACTGTGAATTTCACAGATGAAGCTATACAGCGTCTGGCTGAGATGGCATATCATGTGAATCAAGAAACAGATAATATTGGTGCGAGACGATTGCATACAATTCTTGAAAAAATGTTAGAAGATTTATCATACGAGGCACCTAATATGCCGAATGCTCAAGTTGATATCACCCCTCAATATGTCGATGATAAATTAAAAACAATTTCAACAAACAAAGATTTAAGCGAATTTATCTTATAA